A stretch of Thermomicrobium roseum DSM 5159 DNA encodes these proteins:
- a CDS encoding 1-phosphofructokinase family hexose kinase, with translation MSGGKIAVLCPNLGLDRIGSLGSLAPGTVMRFRSILTSAGGKGLNLARAAAALESEACVVGFLGGWIGRLVAELAGNERLRVHPYWIEAETRVNTIVLEDSGRVTVFNEEGPRLEASLASGLLDLLGSHLVEGALVVAIGSLPPGLPSTLYADCVGLARSRHLPIIVDAAREALVAVLAAEPDILAPNVFEAEGALGRASAELVTDDPAELRERSLAAARELARAVRQAAIVKAGAAGAAVATRDQLWFATAPPVVTRNPIGAGDAFAAGFAAGIARGLPLVEAVRLAVAAGSASVETLQPGALDEERVAELFAHVRVEAIGHG, from the coding sequence ATGAGCGGGGGGAAGATCGCTGTTCTTTGCCCGAACCTCGGCTTGGATCGGATCGGGTCGCTCGGGTCGCTCGCACCTGGCACGGTCATGCGCTTCCGCTCGATCCTCACCTCGGCAGGCGGGAAGGGACTGAATCTCGCTCGTGCGGCTGCAGCGCTGGAGTCCGAAGCGTGCGTGGTGGGTTTCCTCGGGGGGTGGATCGGCCGTCTGGTGGCAGAACTCGCTGGCAACGAGCGGCTCAGGGTGCACCCCTACTGGATCGAGGCGGAGACACGGGTCAACACGATCGTGCTCGAGGACAGCGGGCGGGTAACCGTCTTCAATGAGGAAGGTCCTCGACTCGAGGCGAGTCTGGCGTCTGGACTGCTCGACCTGCTCGGATCGCACCTCGTCGAGGGCGCGCTCGTCGTGGCGATCGGATCGCTGCCGCCTGGCCTCCCGTCGACGCTGTACGCCGACTGCGTCGGGCTCGCCCGCTCGCGCCATTTGCCCATCATCGTGGACGCCGCGCGGGAAGCACTCGTCGCAGTGCTCGCGGCCGAGCCGGACATCCTGGCGCCCAACGTTTTCGAGGCCGAGGGCGCGCTGGGACGAGCGAGCGCCGAGCTCGTCACCGACGATCCGGCCGAACTCCGCGAACGGTCTCTCGCCGCCGCGAGGGAACTCGCCCGGGCAGTACGGCAGGCGGCGATCGTCAAAGCGGGAGCAGCCGGTGCGGCGGTCGCGACGCGCGACCAGTTGTGGTTCGCAACGGCGCCGCCTGTGGTCACCCGCAACCCGATCGGCGCAGGAGACGCCTTCGCGGCTGGCTTCGCAGCGGGGATCGCGCGTGGTCTGCCGCTCGTGGAGGCGGTCCGGCTCGCCGTCGCGGCTGGCTCGGCGAGTGTGGAGACACTCCAGCCGGGGGCGCTCGACGAGGAGCGGGTCGCGGAGCTCTTCGCGCACGTCCGCGTCGAGGCGATCGGTCACGGCTGA
- a CDS encoding xanthine dehydrogenase family protein molybdopterin-binding subunit, translated as MTTVLGKPLKRRDAEPKLRGDARYTDDLHLPGLLHARLVTSPYAHARIVRIDCDAARRTPGVVAVFTGHDLLPEGPEPAERARHLLARDKVIYAGQPVAIVVAESPYVAADAAALVEVEYDELPAVVDPLAAMTPEAPVIRPKELEGEWAEAGMHATVSGGEELDVRRLPANVTNAVRFQRGDVMQGFASADVVIERTYRTPFVHQAYLEPHASVAVPRPDGGVTIYTTTQGQFYCRNVTATTLGLPHEMVTIVPMEVGGGFGGKTVLLEPLVAAVALRLGRPVKLVLTRTEEFLLATPAPAAIFELRAGARRDGTLTALRARVIFDSGAYPGAPVTIALLLLGGTYRWEHLDLLGYEVLTNKPGTGAYRAPGVPQATFALEQLIDELARAIGQDPLELRLRNAARTGDLQPNGVPWPPIGLVDVLERARQHPLWRSRQRRPNEGWGIAVGGWPGGIEPCAANIRLNHDGTFTVTLGAIDITGTHTVLAMIAAEVLEQPVERIRVKLLPTDGAPYAGMSGGSKITYTVGLAVQAAAEDAKRQLLEIAANELEAAPEDLELVDGAIRVRGMPDRQITLSEIAHRSMVFGGKYAPVYGTGRSVVRQQSPGFNAQIAHVAVDPDTGEVEVLDLVAIQDVGRALNPALVEEQVHGGVGQGIGWALHEAMRWSENGQPLNPSFLDYDLPKASQLPPIAVELVEVPSPIGPFGAKGVGEPPVVPTAAAIANAIADAIGVHLSELPITPERVLAALRDKAVS; from the coding sequence ATGACGACCGTGCTCGGGAAACCGCTCAAGCGACGCGATGCCGAACCGAAGTTGCGCGGCGACGCGCGTTATACCGACGACCTGCACCTTCCCGGGCTTCTCCATGCCCGGCTCGTCACCAGTCCGTACGCACACGCCCGGATCGTCCGCATCGATTGCGACGCAGCACGCCGCACCCCGGGTGTCGTCGCCGTTTTCACTGGCCACGATCTCCTTCCCGAGGGCCCGGAACCGGCCGAGCGAGCCCGGCATCTTTTGGCACGGGACAAGGTCATCTACGCTGGCCAGCCGGTCGCGATCGTCGTCGCCGAATCACCGTACGTGGCCGCCGATGCAGCGGCACTCGTCGAGGTCGAATACGACGAACTTCCAGCGGTCGTCGATCCACTGGCGGCCATGACACCCGAGGCCCCGGTGATCCGCCCCAAAGAACTCGAAGGCGAGTGGGCAGAAGCCGGCATGCATGCCACGGTATCGGGCGGAGAAGAACTCGATGTCCGGCGTCTGCCGGCCAACGTCACCAACGCTGTGCGCTTCCAGCGGGGTGACGTGATGCAGGGTTTCGCCAGCGCCGATGTCGTGATCGAGCGAACCTACCGGACACCATTCGTCCACCAGGCATACCTCGAGCCGCATGCCTCGGTGGCTGTGCCCCGACCCGATGGCGGCGTCACCATCTATACGACCACACAGGGTCAGTTCTATTGCCGCAACGTGACCGCGACCACGCTCGGTCTCCCCCACGAAATGGTGACGATCGTTCCGATGGAGGTCGGAGGCGGCTTCGGCGGCAAGACCGTCCTCCTCGAGCCTCTGGTCGCAGCGGTCGCATTGCGGCTCGGCAGGCCGGTCAAGCTCGTCCTGACCCGAACCGAAGAGTTCCTGCTCGCCACACCGGCTCCCGCCGCGATCTTCGAGCTCCGGGCTGGTGCTCGCCGCGACGGCACGCTCACCGCGCTCCGCGCCCGGGTCATCTTCGACTCGGGTGCTTACCCCGGCGCGCCAGTCACTATCGCGCTCCTTCTCTTGGGTGGAACCTACCGCTGGGAACATCTCGATCTCCTCGGCTACGAGGTTCTCACCAATAAGCCAGGGACGGGGGCCTATCGCGCACCAGGAGTTCCCCAAGCCACCTTTGCGCTCGAGCAGCTGATCGACGAACTCGCGCGGGCGATCGGGCAGGATCCCCTCGAGCTGCGTCTCCGCAACGCCGCGCGAACGGGTGATCTTCAGCCGAACGGTGTCCCCTGGCCTCCGATCGGGCTCGTCGACGTCCTCGAGCGGGCCCGGCAACACCCCCTCTGGCGTTCACGCCAGCGCCGCCCCAACGAAGGCTGGGGCATCGCGGTCGGTGGATGGCCGGGCGGTATCGAACCCTGTGCAGCGAACATTCGGCTGAATCACGACGGCACCTTCACCGTCACGCTCGGTGCCATCGACATTACCGGCACGCATACGGTTCTCGCCATGATCGCGGCAGAAGTGCTGGAACAGCCAGTCGAGCGAATCCGGGTCAAGCTCCTGCCGACCGACGGTGCTCCCTACGCGGGGATGAGCGGAGGGAGCAAGATCACCTACACGGTCGGACTCGCGGTGCAAGCAGCAGCGGAGGATGCCAAACGGCAGCTCTTGGAGATCGCTGCCAACGAACTCGAAGCTGCACCCGAGGACCTGGAACTCGTCGATGGCGCGATCCGCGTCCGCGGTATGCCCGATCGGCAGATCACGCTCAGCGAGATCGCACACCGGAGCATGGTCTTCGGTGGCAAATATGCACCCGTCTACGGCACCGGCCGGAGCGTCGTCCGCCAGCAGTCCCCCGGCTTCAACGCGCAAATCGCACACGTCGCGGTCGACCCGGACACCGGCGAGGTGGAGGTGCTCGATCTGGTCGCGATCCAGGACGTCGGGCGCGCACTCAACCCAGCACTCGTCGAGGAGCAGGTGCACGGTGGTGTCGGCCAAGGTATCGGGTGGGCTCTGCACGAGGCGATGCGCTGGAGCGAGAACGGCCAACCGCTCAACCCCTCCTTCCTCGACTACGATCTCCCCAAAGCGAGCCAGCTACCGCCGATCGCCGTCGAACTCGTCGAGGTTCCCTCGCCGATCGGTCCGTTCGGGGCGAAGGGAGTCGGTGAGCCGCCCGTCGTTCCGACCGCTGCAGCCATCGCCAACGCGATCGCTGATGCCATCGGCGTGCACCTGAGCGAGCTCCCCATCACGCCCGAGCGCGTGCTCGCTGCACTGCGCGACAAAGCAGTGAGTTGA